One region of Eupeodes corollae chromosome 1, idEupCoro1.1, whole genome shotgun sequence genomic DNA includes:
- the LOC129952311 gene encoding uncharacterized protein LOC129952311, translated as MANIFQSVLIFSAIAVTLCHAGPAKLDKIRTTRNRFLARQEVMADEDIPAQTPYPPAGIRPKVPFDLPTEERLAAPVNHYLPPSTDAAMFYSAPAEFYGPPAETYGPPEVNNEDGNGKSVTEGPEEETETETQTEDAQTVETVTEETDIVELPEEEKPATIDEDKADDAEASEDNFIPERLVLAKSKSAIKAAKLKQFAPLTHKTSRAQFYLINGSLYTVA; from the coding sequence ATGGCAAACATTTTCCAATCGGTATTGATTTTTAGTGCGATTGCAGTTACTCTTTGTCATGCAGGACCGGCCAAATTGGATAAAATTCGCACAACAAGGAATAGGTTCCTTGCTCGTCAAGAAGTGATGGCCGATGAGGACATACCAGCTCAGACTCCATACCCCCCAGCTGGAATTCGACCAAAAGTTCCCTTTGATCTTCCCACAGAAGAGAGGCTTGCGGCACCGGTTAATCATTATCTCCCCCCATCGACTGATGCAGCTATGTTCTATTCTGCGCCAGCTGAATTTTATGGACCGCCAGCTGAGACTTATGGTCCACCTGAGGTCAACAATGAAGATGGAAATGGAAAGAGTGTAACAGAAGGTCCAGAagaagaaacagaaacagaaacacaaACTGAGGATGCCCAGACAGTAGAAACTGTAACTGAAGAAACTGATATTGTTGAACTACCTGAAGAAGAGAAACCAGCAACGATTGATGAAGACAAGGCTGACGATGCAGAGGCCTCTGAAGATAACTTTATCCCAGAACGTTTGGTTTTGGCTAAAAGTAAAAGTGCTATAAAGGCTGCTAAACTCAAACAATTTGCTCCTTTAACACATAAAACTTCTAGGGCTCAGTTCTATTTGATCAATGGGTCTTTATACACTGTTGCCTAA